One stretch of Bremerella cremea DNA includes these proteins:
- a CDS encoding OmpP1/FadL family transporter, with product MTACFRLLILTVVFLVIVVAEQVPACGQGMSVTGVGPVNRGMAGAGTAAPLDAIGALHWNPASISYLERSEVSFGMEGLLADVSLTSDVAGVGTHTTSGEAGVAVVPSVGWVDHLEGTNLTIGLGVYGVAGFRNNMPADPKNPLLANGPLFADTEMLQIVPTISYQINENWSIGVAPTLSAARMMFDPLGPSAITPAMTPGSGNRVHWGGGVQGGIYYASPSCWRAGFTIKSPQWFEEFRFFTPSGVVGFNLDYPLILSSGLAYYGFERWVFAADVRYFDFANTQGFDTLQWKSVFSMAVGAQYRLSDWWTLRGGYNFNENPISSNAAFANVSTPLIQQHNIAAGLGCMLTDGVELNLAYVYLVNNSLTGPLPSPPFSPGDTLTHEISAHSLVLGLRVNY from the coding sequence ATGACAGCTTGTTTCCGACTTCTCATTCTTACTGTGGTTTTTCTGGTGATTGTGGTGGCCGAGCAAGTTCCGGCCTGCGGGCAAGGAATGTCTGTCACCGGTGTTGGCCCAGTGAACCGAGGGATGGCCGGCGCGGGAACTGCAGCACCGCTGGATGCGATTGGGGCCCTGCATTGGAACCCGGCGTCGATTAGTTATTTGGAGAGGTCGGAAGTCTCATTCGGGATGGAAGGCTTGTTGGCCGACGTCAGTCTTACTTCCGATGTCGCAGGGGTAGGCACTCACACCACGAGTGGGGAAGCAGGCGTGGCGGTTGTGCCGTCGGTGGGGTGGGTTGATCATCTCGAAGGAACCAACCTGACAATCGGGCTCGGTGTTTACGGCGTCGCTGGTTTTCGCAACAACATGCCTGCCGATCCTAAGAATCCTTTGCTGGCTAATGGGCCTCTGTTCGCGGATACCGAAATGCTGCAGATCGTGCCGACGATCTCGTATCAGATCAATGAAAATTGGTCGATCGGGGTAGCACCGACTTTGTCGGCCGCGCGAATGATGTTCGATCCGCTGGGCCCCTCGGCGATCACCCCGGCGATGACGCCTGGCTCGGGAAACCGTGTTCACTGGGGTGGTGGCGTGCAAGGGGGAATCTACTACGCCAGTCCGAGCTGCTGGCGAGCAGGGTTCACCATCAAGAGCCCGCAATGGTTCGAGGAGTTTCGTTTCTTCACGCCCTCAGGGGTCGTTGGTTTTAACCTGGACTATCCTCTTATCTTGTCTAGCGGTTTGGCCTATTACGGTTTTGAACGCTGGGTTTTTGCAGCGGATGTTCGCTACTTTGATTTTGCCAACACGCAAGGATTCGACACGCTGCAATGGAAGAGTGTCTTTTCTATGGCGGTGGGGGCCCAGTATCGCTTGAGTGATTGGTGGACACTGCGGGGTGGGTACAACTTTAATGAGAACCCTATTTCTTCCAATGCTGCTTTCGCCAATGTCTCGACTCCTTTGATTCAGCAACATAATATCGCCGCTGGCTTGGGGTGCATGCTGACGGATGGGGTCGAGTTGAATTTGGCGTATGTCTATCTGGTCAATAACAGCTTGACCGGTCCCCTTCCCTCCCCTCCCTTCTCGCCTGGCGATACGTTGACCCACGAGATCAGCGCACACTCGCTTGTGCTTGGTTTGCGCGTTAACTACTAA
- a CDS encoding Hpt domain-containing protein: MSFQSTHAPPSEQSLNWETLKARCIGRLDLVAKALSRFQGSLEEDIQQLEQATRRHDSNDVARIAHRIKGTSLTVSAERLAGIALNLERKAEENLDDVEASLVEIRDECCRLSEIILQHREEPNA; encoded by the coding sequence ATGAGTTTTCAGTCGACGCATGCGCCGCCAAGTGAGCAGTCTCTCAATTGGGAAACGCTCAAAGCCCGTTGTATTGGCAGGCTAGATCTTGTCGCAAAAGCTCTATCCCGTTTTCAGGGATCGTTGGAAGAAGATATCCAACAATTGGAGCAGGCCACCAGAAGGCACGACTCCAACGATGTGGCTCGAATCGCCCATCGGATTAAAGGAACTTCCTTAACGGTATCCGCCGAGCGTCTGGCTGGCATTGCCTTAAACCTAGAACGAAAAGCGGAAGAGAATTTGGACGATGTCGAAGCGTCGCTTGTCGAAATTCGCGACGAGTGTTGTCGCTTGAGTGAGATCATCTTGCAGCATCGCGAGGAGCCTAACGCCTAA
- a CDS encoding HD-GYP domain-containing protein — MIVHEGETTQAPILLVDDDPACLGMLSDVLGALGIPVETARDGNEALEMIYQGDFRIVLSDWQMPGMSGVELCRRVRQRALSGYVYFILLTSLDRKHNLLSGLRAGADDFITKPFDPEELHIRLRAANRIVSLESRNVIIFALAKLAESRDPETGAHLERMREYSRLLAHDLSRQAKFADIVDADYVRTIYLTSPLHDIGKVGVPDHVLLKPGRLTPEEFEIMKQHTLIGYYTLDAALREQPEAAYLRFARDIAGSHHEKWDGSGYPYGLAGEEIPLCGRIVAVADVYDALTTARVYKDAFSHDEARSIIREGSGKHFDPDIVAAFFRHEDEIIEINQRLNDQMGYPELADMATGLAMSAGSLAEH, encoded by the coding sequence ATGATTGTTCACGAAGGAGAGACAACTCAGGCCCCTATTCTGCTGGTAGATGACGATCCAGCATGCTTGGGGATGTTAAGCGATGTCTTGGGTGCCTTGGGAATTCCGGTAGAAACCGCGCGAGATGGTAACGAAGCGCTAGAGATGATCTACCAAGGGGACTTTCGCATTGTTTTGTCAGACTGGCAAATGCCGGGCATGTCTGGTGTAGAGCTTTGTCGCCGCGTACGTCAACGGGCATTGAGCGGGTATGTCTATTTCATCTTGCTAACGTCTTTGGATCGAAAGCACAATCTGTTAAGTGGCTTGCGGGCTGGTGCCGACGACTTTATCACCAAGCCGTTTGATCCTGAAGAACTTCACATTCGTCTGCGTGCTGCCAATCGTATCGTATCGCTGGAGAGCCGCAATGTAATCATCTTTGCGTTGGCGAAACTGGCTGAATCACGCGACCCTGAAACAGGTGCGCACTTAGAGCGAATGCGAGAATACTCTCGCTTATTGGCGCACGATCTTTCGCGCCAAGCTAAGTTTGCCGACATTGTCGATGCGGATTACGTTCGCACAATCTATCTCACAAGCCCCTTGCACGACATCGGTAAGGTAGGCGTTCCCGATCATGTATTGCTCAAGCCTGGGAGACTAACCCCTGAAGAGTTTGAGATCATGAAGCAGCATACGTTGATCGGCTATTACACCTTGGATGCCGCTTTGCGAGAACAGCCGGAAGCGGCCTATTTGCGATTTGCCCGCGATATTGCTGGTTCACACCATGAGAAGTGGGACGGGAGTGGCTATCCCTATGGCTTGGCCGGGGAAGAGATTCCGCTTTGCGGTCGCATTGTGGCGGTAGCGGATGTTTACGATGCCCTGACAACTGCTCGTGTTTACAAAGATGCTTTCAGCCACGACGAAGCACGATCGATTATTCGAGAAGGATCTGGCAAGCATTTCGATCCCGACATCGTTGCCGCGTTCTTCCGACATGAAGACGAAATCATCGAAATCAATCAGCGACTCAATGACCAAATGGGCTATCCCGAACTTGCGGACATGGCCACCGGTTTAGCCATGTCCGCAGGAAGTTTAGCAGAGCACTAA